The Pseudomonas sp. R4-35-07 nucleotide sequence ATCCCAGCAGCTCCTCGAATTTCTTCACGGCCGACACGGTGATCAACACCTTGTCGTATGCGATCAGACTAACTGGATCGGAACCTTGCACGTCACGTACATCAACGTGAGGCAGGTTGCGAGCAGCCAGGTACAAGTTCTGATCAACAGCTTCAGACACGATCAAAACATCGGTCAGGCTCATGTTGGTCAGTTTGCCCAGCAGTTCTTTGGTTTTTGGACTTTCAACAGCGAAGTCCTGAACCACGACCAGACGATCAGTACGCACGAGTTCAGCAAGGATGGAGCGCAGTGCTGCGCGGTACATCTTCTTGTTGAGCTTCTGAGAGTGATCCTGTGGACGAGCTGCGAAAGTGGTACCACCGCCACGCCAGATTGGGCTACGGATAGTACCGGCACGAGCACGGCCAGTGCCTTTCTGACGCCAAGGGCGCTTACCGCCACCACGTACGTCGGAACGGGTCTTTTGCTGCTTGCTACCTTGGCGGCCGCCGGCCATGTAGGCCACGACTGCTTGGTGAACCAGCGTCTCGTTGAATTCGCCGCCAAATGTCAGTTCGGAAACTTCGATCGCTTGAGCGTCATTTACATTTAATTGCATGTCAGCTTCCCCTTAACCGCGAGCCTTGGCCGCTGGACGTACAACCAGGTTGCCGCCAGTAGCGCCAGGAACAGCACCCTTGACCAACAACAGATTGCGTTCAGCGTCGACGCGCACTACTTCGAGGGACTGCACGGTCACGCGCTCAGCGCCCATATGACCGGACATTTTTTTGCCCTTGAATACACGACCAGGAGTCTGGCACTGGCCAATAGAGCCCGGGACGCGGTGGGAAACGGAGTTACCGTGAGTGTTGTCTTGACCACGGAAATTCCAACGCTTGATCGTACCCTGGAAGCCTTTACCTTTGGACTGACCGGTTACATCAACCAGTTGACCAGCGGCGAAGATTTCAGCGTTGATCAGATCGCCAGCCTTGTAGTCGCCGTCTTCAAGACGGAACTCCATGACGGTGCGACCAGCTGCAACGTTTGCTTTAGCGAAGTGACCTGCTTGAGCAGCAGTCACGCGCGAAGCACGACGCTCGCCGACAGTGACTTGCACTGCACGATAGCCATCGGTTTCTTCAGTTTTGAACTGGGTGACGCGATTCGGCTCGATCTCAATGACCGTGACCGGAATGGAGACACCTTCTTCGGTGAAAATACGGGTCATACCGCATTTACGACCGACTACACCAATAGTCATGTTGTAAACCTCATGAGTGTACGGGGCTTTCACCCGCTATGGCCGCCCATTTCAGAGCGTTACACGACTAAGACCCAAGTCTTAGCCGAGGCTGATCTGTACTTCCACACCGGCCGCCAGATCAAGCTTCATAAGTGCGTCAACGGTTTTATCCGTTGGCTGGACGATGTCCAGTACACGCTTATGAGTGCGGATCTCGTACTGGTCACGCGCGTCTTTGTTGACGTGCGGGGAGACCAGAACGGTGAACCGCTCTTTACGGGTAGGCAGTGGAATTGGACCACGCACTTGTGCACCAGTACGTTTCGCGGTTTCCACGATTTCCTGGGTGGATTGGTCGATCAGGCGATGGTCAAAAGCCTTCAACCTGATACGGATTTGCTGATTTTGCATTGGATTTCAGACTCCGGCTGCTATTCCCAGCGAGCGCAATACGCCCGTTAAAAGGAGGCGCAATTCTATAGACGGCCCTGATAGGTGTCAACCCAATAAAAAAGGCCCCCGCTGAGCGGGGGCCTTTTCAAAACATCAGAACTATCTCAGAAGAGATAATTACTCGATGATTTTAGCTACAACGCCAGCACCAACGGTACGGCCGCCTTCACGGATTGCGAAACGCAGACCGTCTTCCATAGCGATGGTTTTGATCAGGGTGACAACCATTTTGATGTTGTCGCCTGGCATTACCATTTCTACGCCTTCCGGCAGTTCGCAGTTACCAGTCACGTCAGTAGTACGGAAGTAGAACTGTGGACGGTAGCCTTTGAAGAACGGAGTGTGACGGCCGCCTTCTTCTTTGCTCAGCACGTACACTTCAGCTTCGAACTTGGTGTGCGGCTTAACCGAACCTGGCTTGACCAGAACCTGGCCACGCTCAACGTCGTCACGCTTGGTACCACGCAGCAGAACGCCGCAGTTCTCGCCAGCACGACCTTCGTCGAGCAGTTTACGGAACATTTCAACACCGGTGCAGGTGGTGACGGTAGTGTCACGCAGACCAACGATTTCCAGTGGATCTTGAACCTTGACGATACCGCGCTCGATACGACCAGTTACAACAGTACCGCGACCGGAGATCGAGAATACGTCTTCGATTGGCATCAGGAACGGCTTGTCGATAACACGGACTGGATCTGGGATGTAGCTGTCCAGAGTCTCAACCAGCTTACGAACGGACGTGGTGCCCATTTCGTTGTCGTCTTTGCCTTCCAGAGCCATACGAGCAGAACCGATGATGATCGGAGTGTCGTCACCTGGGAAGTCGTAAGTGCTCAGCAGGTCGCGCACTTCCATCTCAACCAGTTCCAGCAGCTCAGCGTCGTCTACCAGGTCAGCCTTGTTCAGGTAAACCACGATGTACGGAACGCCAACCTGACGGGACAGCAGGATGTGCTCACGGGTTTGTGGCATCGGACCATCAGCGGCCGAGCAAACCAGGATTGCGCCGTCCATCTGGGCAGCACCGGTGATCATGTTCTTCACATAGTCAGCGTGACCTGGGCAGTCAACGTGAGCGTAGTGACGGATCAGCGAGTTGTATTCAACGTGCGCGGTGTTGATGGTGATACCACGAGCTTTTTCTTCTGGTGCGCTGTCGATTTTATCGAAATCAACGATTGCGGAACCGAATACTTCGGAGCAAACGCGAGTCAGAGCAGCAGTCAGAGTGGTTTTACCGTGGTCAACGTGACCGATAGTGCCAACGTTGACGTGCGGTAGGGAACGATCAAATTTTTCTTTAGCCACGACAATTAACTCCTTGCCTAAAGGACTGAATCAGCCTTGTTTTTTGGATACAGTTTCAGCGATGTGCGCCGGAGCTGTGTTGTATTTTTTGAATTCCATAGAGTAGCTTGCGCGACCCTGAGACATGGAGCGAACGTCGGTCGCATAACCGAACATCTCACCCAACGGAACCTCGGCGCGAATCACTTTGCCGGAAACCGTGTCTTCCATACCCAAGATCATGCCGCGACGACGGTTAAGGTCGCCCATGACATCACCCATATAGTCTTCAGGTGTAACAACTTCTACCGCCATGATTGGCTCAAGCAACTCACCACCGCCCTTCTGGGCCAGTTGCTTGGTTGCCATGGAGGCAGCCACCTTAAACGCCATCTCGTTGGAGTCGACGTCGTGGTAAGAACCGTCAAAAACGGTTGCTTTCAGGCCGATCAGCGGATAGCCGGCAACAACACCGTTCTTCATCTGCTCTTCGATACCCTTCTGGATAGCAGGGATGTATTCCTTAGGAACAACACCACCTACTACTTCGTTCACGAATTGCAGACCTTCCTGACCTTCGTCAGCAGGAGCAAAACGGATCCAGCAGTGACCGAACTGACCACGACCGCCGGACTGACGAACGAACTTGCCTTCGATTTCACAGCTCTTCGTGATGCGCTCACGATAGGAAACCTGAGGCTTACCGATGTTGGCTTCGACGTTGAACTCACGGCGCATCCGGTCAACCAGGATGTCCAGGTGAAGCTCGCCCATGCCCGAGATGATCGTTTGACCAGTCTCTTCATCAGTCTTGACGCGGAAAGATGGATCTTCCTGAGCAAGCTTGCCCAGAGCGATACCCATTTTTTCCTGGTCATCCTTGGTCTTAGGCTCAACAGCAACCGAAATAACCGGCTCCGGGAAGTCCATGCGAACCAGGATGATTGGCTTGTCAGCGTTGCACAAGGTTTCACCGGTGGTGACGTCCTTCATGCCGATCAAGGCCGCGATGTCACCAGCGCGTACTTCCTTGATCTCTTCGCGGGCGTTTGCGTGCATTTGCACCATACGACCCACGCGCTCTTTCTTGCCTTTAACCGAGTTGATTACGCCGTCGCCGGAGTTCAACACGCCCGAGTAAACGCGGACGAAGGTCAAGGTACCCACGAATGGGTCAGTGGCAATTTTAAATGCCAGAGCGGAAAACGGTTCTGCGTCGTCTGCATGACGCTCCAGCTCGATAGTCTCGTCATCCGGGTCGGTACCCTTGATGGCAGGAATATCAACCGGTGCCGGCAGGTAGTCGATCACAGCATCGAGAACCAGGGGAACGCC carries:
- the rplD gene encoding 50S ribosomal protein L4, which produces MQLNVNDAQAIEVSELTFGGEFNETLVHQAVVAYMAGGRQGSKQQKTRSDVRGGGKRPWRQKGTGRARAGTIRSPIWRGGGTTFAARPQDHSQKLNKKMYRAALRSILAELVRTDRLVVVQDFAVESPKTKELLGKLTNMSLTDVLIVSEAVDQNLYLAARNLPHVDVRDVQGSDPVSLIAYDKVLITVSAVKKFEELLG
- the rplC gene encoding 50S ribosomal protein L3 codes for the protein MTIGVVGRKCGMTRIFTEEGVSIPVTVIEIEPNRVTQFKTEETDGYRAVQVTVGERRASRVTAAQAGHFAKANVAAGRTVMEFRLEDGDYKAGDLINAEIFAAGQLVDVTGQSKGKGFQGTIKRWNFRGQDNTHGNSVSHRVPGSIGQCQTPGRVFKGKKMSGHMGAERVTVQSLEVVRVDAERNLLLVKGAVPGATGGNLVVRPAAKARG
- the rpsJ gene encoding 30S ribosomal protein S10; protein product: MQNQQIRIRLKAFDHRLIDQSTQEIVETAKRTGAQVRGPIPLPTRKERFTVLVSPHVNKDARDQYEIRTHKRVLDIVQPTDKTVDALMKLDLAAGVEVQISLG
- the tuf gene encoding elongation factor Tu; this encodes MAKEKFDRSLPHVNVGTIGHVDHGKTTLTAALTRVCSEVFGSAIVDFDKIDSAPEEKARGITINTAHVEYNSLIRHYAHVDCPGHADYVKNMITGAAQMDGAILVCSAADGPMPQTREHILLSRQVGVPYIVVYLNKADLVDDAELLELVEMEVRDLLSTYDFPGDDTPIIIGSARMALEGKDDNEMGTTSVRKLVETLDSYIPDPVRVIDKPFLMPIEDVFSISGRGTVVTGRIERGIVKVQDPLEIVGLRDTTVTTCTGVEMFRKLLDEGRAGENCGVLLRGTKRDDVERGQVLVKPGSVKPHTKFEAEVYVLSKEEGGRHTPFFKGYRPQFYFRTTDVTGNCELPEGVEMVMPGDNIKMVVTLIKTIAMEDGLRFAIREGGRTVGAGVVAKIIE
- the fusA gene encoding elongation factor G, producing the protein MARTTPISRYRNIGIVAHVDAGKTTTTERVLFYTGKSHKMGEVHDGAATTDWMVQEQERGITITSAAITAFWKGSEKQYKDEHRFNVIDTPGHVDFTIEVERSLRVLDGAVVVFCGTSGVEPQSETVWRQANKYGVPRLVYVNKMDRAGANFLRVIGQIKQRLGHTPVPIQLAIGSEDNFQGQIDLLTMEAVYWNDADKGMVPVRKPIPAELQELADEWRNNMVEAAAEANEELMNKYLEGEELTNVEIKAALRQRTIAGEIVLAVCGSSFKNKGVPLVLDAVIDYLPAPVDIPAIKGTDPDDETIELERHADDAEPFSALAFKIATDPFVGTLTFVRVYSGVLNSGDGVINSVKGKKERVGRMVQMHANAREEIKEVRAGDIAALIGMKDVTTGETLCNADKPIILVRMDFPEPVISVAVEPKTKDDQEKMGIALGKLAQEDPSFRVKTDEETGQTIISGMGELHLDILVDRMRREFNVEANIGKPQVSYRERITKSCEIEGKFVRQSGGRGQFGHCWIRFAPADEGQEGLQFVNEVVGGVVPKEYIPAIQKGIEEQMKNGVVAGYPLIGLKATVFDGSYHDVDSNEMAFKVAASMATKQLAQKGGGELLEPIMAVEVVTPEDYMGDVMGDLNRRRGMILGMEDTVSGKVIRAEVPLGEMFGYATDVRSMSQGRASYSMEFKKYNTAPAHIAETVSKKQG